From the Numenius arquata unplaced genomic scaffold, bNumArq3.hap1.1 HAP1_SCAFFOLD_1451, whole genome shotgun sequence genome, one window contains:
- the CYC1 gene encoding LOW QUALITY PROTEIN: cytochrome c1, heme protein, mitochondrial (The sequence of the model RefSeq protein was modified relative to this genomic sequence to represent the inferred CDS: deleted 1 base in 1 codon), which produces MAAVAAVRSLPLRPYGRLLLPRARTAPARAPLSSFSGLSRGRKVALSALGVLAAGGGGLALALGSALEAGELEMHPPSFPWSHGGALAALDHASLRRGFQVYKQVCSACHSMEYLAFRNLIGVTHTEAEAKALAEEVEVLDGPDENGEMFMRPGKISDYFPKPYPNPEAARAANNGALPPDLSYIVNARHGGEDYVFSLLTGYCDPPAGVTVREGLHYNPYFPGQAIGMAPPIYNEILEFDDGTPATMSQIAKDICTFLRWAAEPEHDHRKRMGLKMLMISGLLISLLYYMKRHKWSVLKSRKMVYRPPK; this is translated from the exons GGACCGCGCCCGCCAGG gcccccctgTCGTCCTTCTCGGGGCTGTCCCGGGGGAGGAAGGTGGCCCTGTCTGCGCTGGGGGTGctggcggcc gggggggggggcctggccctggccctgggctCGGCGCTGGAGGCCGGCGAGTTGGAGATGCACCCCCCCAGCTTCCCCTGGAGCCACGGCGGGGCCCTGGCCGCCCTGGACCACGCCAG cCTGCGGCGCGGGTTCCAGGTGTACAAGCAGGTGTGCTCGGCCTGTCACAGCATGGAGTACCTGGCCTTCCGCAACCTCATCGGCGTCACCCACACCGAGGCCGAGGCCAAGGCGCTGGCCGAGGAG GTGGAGGTTCTGGACGGGCCGGATGAGAACGGGGAGATGTTCATGCGTCCCGGGAAAATCTCCGACTATTTCCCCAAGCCGTACCCCAACCCCGAGGCCGCCCGCGCCGCCAACAACGGGGCGCTGCCCCCCGACCTCAGCTACATCGTCAACGCCCG gcacGGGGGGGAGGATTACGTCTTCTCGCTGCTCACCGGGTACTGCGACCCCCCCGCCGGCGTGACGGTGAGGGAGGGGCTGCACTACAACCCCTACTTCCCCGGGCAGGCCATCGGCATGGCCCCCCCCATCTACAACGAGATCCTGGAGTTCGACGACG gtaCCCCGGCCACCATGTCTCAGATCGCCAAGGACATTTGCACCTTCCTGCGGTGGGCGGCGGAGCCGGAGCACGACCACCGCAAACGGATGGGATTGAAG ATGCTGATGATTTCGGGGCTCCTCATCTCCCTCCTCTACTACATGAAGCGCCACAAATGGTCCGTGCTGAAGAGCAGGAAAATGGTCTATCGCCCCCCCAAATag